A genomic segment from Ptychodera flava strain L36383 chromosome 19, AS_Pfla_20210202, whole genome shotgun sequence encodes:
- the LOC139119229 gene encoding uncharacterized protein — MAESEHQKIRLDPFNQMLVDLSNEITEEKFKAMKNLLYDKIPRRDLERMSDPFDLFAKLRDRGDISENDTQLLDYMLRSVGLSAVFKEILSKYTGSANKDHLDKRQEMADEKLAGTTKEVIGIKETEDQEIKRAEDVYANYKNVDFVGREGYLREILDMLRKQSERVTCVSICGLAGIGKTELALEICARLNYRSYRIDLGKGSSSKEVVHEILSTIEMCVGIDSADLLRILKNWCSSCTKDTMLFIDNADQLVEPDSNTSSEFHDTLSELLQVKNGRLKILITSRYGLAKNRFRSCSFEEIELKPLEVPESVKLLQNLAGVDQVSNREAKDLAIKTGNLPLAIKIIASRLKDGVVTAQDFINRLDPAKKCMMTTLRYGTHEAKPIDKCLQVVFNTLPNRFRIALLKLSVFPSAFDERAAMGVLKTEDLSATKLDILQPLVSLWKVINTEPSVRFENLKFSSINKYSLHPLVRSYLQEVGKDDLQNSFDEAQRDFVKYYDELLRQNAKKVEKNILEAKKFLLESNKTNLDHYLDLMTQLKISPRLENKKDHRTLYSTYLLFEYYLDPDRRINIFERFAEVARASGKTIQYCFFRGFQADSWIPKAYPHKALEILAEPLRLLKDLENQAEANTDNYKLTVATCEYVQGRSLVKIREVGSGIALLEKSLGLQKTLLKQHTYVARSMNAIGHAYYSTDTEKALKFHREAVDVLFRVSKDGTHFDMPTFLLNVGTCCHAKGNQAAERHDSEESERYYNEALSYYDKAIDLEKSMNIYGFFKNCCLFEEQSTDLQRDEAV; from the exons ATGGCCGAATCCGAACATCAGAAGATAAGACTTGATCCGTTTAACCAAATGCTGGTCGACTTGTCAAATGAAATAACAGAAG AAAAGTTCAAGGCAATGAAGAACTTACTATATGATAAGATTCCAAGAAGAGACCTAGAACGCATGTCAGATCCGTTTGATTTGTTTGCAAAATTACGAGACCGTGGCGATATTTCAGAGAATGATACACAGCTGTTGGACTACATGTTGAGATCTGTTGGGCTATCTGCtgtttttaaagaaattctCAGCAAGTACACCGGTTCGGCAAACAAAG ATCATTTAGACAAACGCCAAGAGATGGCTGACGAAAAACTCGCGGGTACCACGAAGGAAGTAATTGGCATAAAGGAAACAGAAGATCAAGAGATCAAAAGAGCAGAGGACGTGTACGCAAACTACAAAAATGTTGACTTTGTTGGAAGAGAAGGATACCTACGAGAAATACTGGACATGCTACGGAAACAATCGGAAAGGGTTACCTGCGTCAGCATCTGTGGACTTGCTGGGATAGGAAAAACAGAATTGGCATTGGAAATTTGTGCTAGGCTGAATTACAG GTCATATCGTATCGATTTGGGGAAGGGGAGCTCAAGCAAAGAGGTCGTACACGAGATATTATCTACCATTGAAATGTGTGTTGGCATTGACAGTGCCGATTTACTACGTATTCTGAAAAATTGGTGTAGTTCCTGCACAAAAG ACACAATGCTATTCATAGATAATGCTGACCAGCTTGTCGAACCAGACAGTAACACATCCAGTGAGTTCCATGACACGCTAAGTGAACTACTACAGGTCAAGAATGGAAGACTCAAGATCCTAATCACATCTCGCTATGGTCTGGCAAAAAATCGCTTTAGGTCGTGCTCCTTCGAAGAAATAGAGTTGAAGCCTTTAGAAGTACCTGAATCAGTCAAGCTTCTCCAAAATTTAGCAGGGGTAGATCAGGTCTCAAACAGGGAAGCCAAGGATTTAGCAATAAAGACAGGCAATTTACCCCTTGCCATTAAAATAATTGCCAGCCGTTTAAAAGATGGGGTAGTCACAGCTCAAGATTTCATCAACCGATTAGATCCTGCCAAAAAGTGCATGATGACAACCTTACGTTACGGTACTCATGAAGCAAAACCTATCGATAAGTGCTTACAAGTTGTTTTTAACACTCTTCCTAATAGATTTAGAATCGCTTTACTGAAGTTGTCGGTGTTTCCGAGCGCATTTGATGAAAGAGCAGCAATGGGAGTGTTGAAAACTGAAGACTTGAGTGCAACAAAGTTAGATATTCTGCAGCCGTTAGTCAGTCTGTGGAAAGTTATCAACACTGAGCCTAGCGTGAGATTTGAAAACTTAAAATTCAGCAGTATAAATAAGTACAGTCTTCATCCTCTTGTCAGATCTTATCTTCAAGAAGTTGGCAAAGATGATTTACAAAATTCGTTTGATGAGGCTCAAAGGGATTTCGTAAAGTATTACGATGAGCTCTTGAGACAAAATGCCAAGAAGGTTGAGAAAAATATCCTGGAGGCTAAGAAATTCCTGCTGGAGAGTAACAAAACTAATTTGGATCATTATCTCGATCTAATGACTCAACTCAAAATTAGTCCCCGACTTGAGAACAAAAAAGACCATAGAACTTTGTACTCAACGTATCTGCTTTTTGAGTACTATTTGGACCCAGACaggagaatcaacattttcgaaaGATTTGCAGAGGTTGCTAGAGCGAGTGGAAAAACTATCCAATACTGTTTCTTTAGAGGTTTTCAAGCAGATAGCTGGATTCCGAAAGCATACCCTCACAAAGCGTTGGAGATATTGGCGGAACCCTTAAGATTGTTGAAGGACTTGGAAAATCAGGCAGAGGCCAACACAGATAATTATAAACTAACTGTAGCTACTTGTGAATATGTACAGGGAAGAAGTCTGGTCAAAATTAGGGAAGTCGGGAGTGGAATAGCACTGTTAGAAAAGTCCTTGGGTTTGCAAAAAACGTTGCTGAAACAGCACACTTATGTTGCTCGGAGCATGAATGCAATTGGCCATGCATATTATAGTACGGATACAGAGAAAGCATTGAAATTTCACAGAGAGGCAGTAGATGTCTTATTTAGAGTTTCTAAAGATGGCACACACTTTGACATGCCAACTTTTCTTCTGAATGTTGGTACTTGTTGTCATGCGAAGGGTAATCAGGCTGCTGAAAGACATGATTCAGAGGAAAGTGAGCGATATTACAATGAAGCGTTATCATATTATGACAAGGCAATAGATCTAGAAAAGTCTATGAATATCTACGGCTTTTTCAAAAACTGCTGTTTGTTTGAAGAACAAAGCACTGACCTACAGCGAGATGAAGCAGTATGA
- the LOC139119228 gene encoding uncharacterized protein, translated as MATSLSFEDKPEVGLWEKFLIDMSKEMTDDELRSAKVAAKKAIGSKGFEEITDGTTFFNTLEKGGYINEDDTHYLEEIFESISLKNVMKEVEKYKKSRAEYVSRRRELANTQNVDFVGRERYLKELMDMLRKQSEKVTCISICGLAGMGKTELALEICARLNYRSYRVDLREKSSGREVILEILSSLGMSVSIDSADFSVLRGWTSSCKIDTILFIDNADQLVEPGSYSSDDFHNTLRELLQVKNERLRILITSRFALRENLFRSCHFKQIELTPFEVHESVKLLQKLAGADRVSDREANDLAIQTGNLPLALKIIASRLKDGIVKAQDFINQLDPAKKRAMKTLTYGTHGAKPIDQCLQFVFKALPENLKIAWLKLSVFPSTFDQTAAMGVLKTEDLSTAKLDILQPLVSLWKVINAEPNVSFENLKFSFVDKYSLHPLVRSYLQETGKDEDLRNSFDEAQKDFVRYYDELLRKNAKKVEKNYLKVMRFLIESNKTNLDHYLKLMNQLKISPRLENKKDHGTLYSTYLLFEHYLDPDRRINIFKNLANVARENGKTIQYCFLRGFEADSWIPKAYPHKALEILREPLRMLKNLENEAEANTDNYKLTLATCEYVQGRSLVKIREVKSGIALLEKSLDVRKKLLKNHTYVARSMNAIGHAYYNEKDIEKSLKFHKEAVDVLYSVSEDGTHLDMPTFILNVGTCCHSKGNQAAERHDSEESERYYNEALAYYDKAIDLEKSMNIYGLSKTAVCLKNKALTYSEMKQYDLAMPLAVEAMEIRLRLLGNNHPDTARSVYFIGSLYFSMAKDAKEKEDMEKVAEIKESHELYKKALNYFKQATEIEVALDPVRRSIDYPDLQNEIAKVLEALHMDKEKESYEMLFLKARDQSLYAGSSSGSGESDESSNGDADQDSSD; from the exons ATGGCAACTTCACTTTCATTCGAAGACAAGCCCGAGGTTGGACTCTGGGAGAAGTTTCTTATTGACATGAGCAAAGAGATGACTGATGATGAATTAAGAAGTGCCAAAGTTGCGGCAAAGAAAGCTATCGGCAGCAAAGGATTCGAAGAAATCACTGATGGCACAACATTCTTCAACACCCTTGAGAAAGGAGGATACATCAATGAGGATGACACACACTACCTGGAAGAAATCTTTGAGAGCATTTCACTGAAAAACGTCATGAAGGAAGTGGAAAAGTACAAGAAAAGCAGAGCTGAGTATGTGAGCAGGAGAAGAGAACTCGCAAACacacaaaatgttgattttgttgGAAGAGAACGGTATCTTAAAGAGCTCATGGACATGCTGCGGAAGCAGTCTGAAAAGGTGACCTGCATCAGTATCTGTGGACTTGCTGGGATGGGAAAAACAGAACTGGCATTGGAAATCTGTGCTAGACTAAATTACAG GTCATACCGTGTAGATTTGAGAGAGAAGAGCTCTGGCAGAGAGGTCATACTTGAGATATTATCTTCTCTTGGAATGAGTGTAAGCATTGATAGTGCTGATTTCAGTGTTCTAAGAGGATGGACTAGTTCATGCAAGATAG acaccaTACTGTTTATAGATAATGCTGACCAGCTTGTTGAACCAGGCAGTTACTCATCGGATGACTTTCACAACACTCTAAGAGAACTGCTTCAAGTCAAGAACGAGAGACTTAGGATCCTAATCACATCTCGCTTTGCTCTGAGAGAAAATCTCTTTAGGTcttgccacttcaagcaaataGAGTTGACACCTTTTGAAGTGCATGAATCAGTTAAGCTGCTCCAAAAGCTAGCCGGTGCAGATAGGGTCTCAGACAGGGAAGCCAACGATTTGGCAATACAGACAGGTAATTTACCTCTTGCCCTTAAAATAATTGCCAGCCGTTTAAAAGATGGGATAGTAAAAGCACAAGATTTCATCAACCAATTAGATCCTGCCAAAAAGAGAGCAATGAAAACCTTGACTTACGGCACTCATGGGGCAAAACCTATCGATCAGTGTTTACAGTTTGTTTTTAAAGCTCTTCctgaaaacttgaaaattgcttGGTTGAAGTTGTCTGTGTTTCCAAGCACATTTGATCAGACAGCGGCCATGGGAGTGTTGAAAACTGAAGACTTGAGTACAGCAAAGTTGGATATCCTGCAGCCGTTGGTCAGTCTGTGGAAAGTTATCAATGCTGAGCCAAACGTGAGTTTTGAAAACCTAAAATTCAGCTTCGTTGATAAGTACAGTCTTCATCCTCTTGTCAGATCTTATCTTCAAGAAACTGGCAAAGATGAAGACTTACGAAATTCCTTTGACGAAGCTCAAAAGGATTTTGTACGATACTATGATGagcttttgagaaaaaatgccAAGAAGGTTGAGAAGAATTATTTGAAAGTAATGAGATTTCTGATAGAGAGTAACAAAACCAATTTAGATCATTATCTCAAGCTCATGAATCAACTCAAAATTAGCCCTCGACTGGAAAACAAAAAAGACCATGGAACTTTGTACTCAACTTATCTGCTGTTTGAGCACTATTTGGACCCAGACaggagaatcaacattttcaaaaatctagcAAATGTTGCTAGGGAGAATGGGAAAACTATCCAATACTGTTTCTTGAGAGGTTTTGAAGCTGATAGCTGGATTCCTAAAGCATACCCTCACAAAGCGTTGGAGATATTGCGAGAACCATTGAGAATGTTGAAGAACTTAGAGAATGAGGCAGAAGCCAATACAGATAATTATAAACTAACGTTAGCTACTTGTGAGTATGTACAGGGAAGAAGTCTGGTCAAAATAAGGGAAGTCAAGAGTGGAATAGCATTATTAGAAAAGTCCTTGGATGTACgaaaaaagttgttgaaaaacCACACGTATGTTGCTCGGAGCATGAATGCAATTGGCCATGCATATTATAATGAAAAAGATATTGAGAAATCATTGAAATTTCATAAAGAAGCCGTAGATGTTTTATATAGTGTTTCCGAAGATGGAACACACTTAGACATGCCAACTTTTATCCTCAATGTTGGTACTTGTTGTCATTCAAAAGGTAATCAGGCTGCTGAAAGACATGATTCAGAAGAAAGTGAGCGATATTACAATGAGGCTTTAGCATATTATGACAAGGCGATAGATTTAGAAAAATCTATGAATATCTATGGCCTTTCAAAAACTGCTGTTTGCTTGAAGAACAAAGCATTGACCTACAGCGAGATGAAGCAGTACGATCTAGCAATGCCTCTCGCCGTCGAAGCCATGGAGATCAGACTTCGGTTACTAGGCAACAACCATCCAGATACAGCACGAAGTGTATACTTCATAGGCTCCTTGTACTTCAGTATGGCCAAAGATGCCAAGGAGAAAGAGGATATGGAAAAGGTTGCTGAAATTAAAG AAAGTCATGAGTTGTACAAGAAGGCTCTGAACTACTTCAAGCAAGCTACAGAGATTGAAGTAGCTTTAGATCCCGTGAGGCGAAGTATTGATTATCCAGATTTACAGAATGAAATTGCCAAAGTTTTAGAAGCACTACACATGGACAAAGAGAAAGAGTCGTATGAAATGTTATTTCTG AAAGCACGAGACCAGAGTTTGTATGCAGGGAGCAGCAGTGGTAGTGGTGAATCTGATGAAAGTAGTAATGGTGATGCTGACCAGGACAGCAGTGATTAA